In one Solanum dulcamara chromosome 1, daSolDulc1.2, whole genome shotgun sequence genomic region, the following are encoded:
- the LOC129886269 gene encoding uncharacterized protein LOC129886269, with protein sequence MLLAVLIANSEGNILVERLNGVPIEESLHWRSFLVRLGAENLRGVKNEELLVACHKSVYIVYTILGGVSIYVVGKEDYDELVLSEVMYTITSIVRDACGKAPSERLFLDKYGKICLCLDEIVWKGLFENTEKDKIKKLVRLKPP encoded by the exons atgttgCTTGCTGTGTTAATTGCCAATTCTGAAGGCAATATACTTGTTGAACG TTTAAATGGAGTCCCTATTGAGGAAAGTCTACATTGGAGATCTTTCTTAGTTAGATTGGGAGCAGAAAATCTTAGGGGAGTAAAAAATGAGGAGCTCCTTGTAGCTTGTCACAA ATCAGTGTATATTGTATACACTATATTAGGAGGTGTCAGTATTTATGTGGTTGGCAAAGAAGACTATGATGAACTTGTTT TATCAGAAGTAATGTATACTATTACTTCAATTGTGAGAGATGCATGTGGAAAAGCTCCAAGTGAGCGTCTTTTTCTAGACAAGTATGGAAAAATTTGCTTGTGTTTAGATGAAATCGTTTGGAAG GGTTTGTTTGAAAATACAGAGAAAGACAAAATCAAAAAACTTGTGAGATTGAAACCACCATAG